The proteins below come from a single Bacteroidales bacterium WCE2004 genomic window:
- a CDS encoding FKBP-type peptidyl-prolyl cis-trans isomerase SlyD, with protein MKVQNDKVVAVSYALEVEGQIADKSAPGAPLEYIHGTGMLLPKFEAALQDKEPGDAFDFVLSPEDGYGTYDPSYLIALPKTAFAIDGQVREDLLVVGRTIPMLNQAGQVVQGTVREVTDSSVKMDFNHPMAGKTLHFTGKVESVRSATEKELTEGLHGEYLPQEGHKCCHGKGDCDGDCKGEGDCNCDGGCQK; from the coding sequence ATGAAAGTACAAAATGACAAAGTCGTAGCCGTGAGCTACGCCCTCGAAGTTGAAGGACAGATTGCGGACAAATCCGCCCCCGGCGCACCCCTGGAGTACATCCACGGCACCGGCATGCTCCTTCCCAAGTTTGAAGCCGCCCTGCAGGACAAAGAGCCGGGCGATGCGTTCGATTTCGTCCTGAGCCCCGAAGACGGCTACGGCACATATGATCCTTCCTATTTGATCGCCCTCCCGAAGACGGCCTTCGCCATCGACGGCCAGGTCCGCGAGGACCTGCTCGTGGTCGGCCGCACCATCCCGATGCTCAACCAGGCCGGGCAGGTGGTCCAGGGCACGGTCCGCGAGGTCACCGACAGCTCCGTCAAGATGGATTTCAACCATCCGATGGCCGGCAAGACCCTGCACTTCACCGGCAAGGTGGAGAGCGTGCGCAGCGCCACCGAGAAGGAACTGACCGAAGGCCTGCACGGCGAATACCTCCCGCAGGAGGGGCACAAGTGCTGCCACGGCAAGGGCGACTGCGACGGAGACTGCAAGGGCGAAGGCGACTGCAACTGCGACGGCGGCTGCCAGAAATAG
- a CDS encoding trk system potassium uptake protein TrkA translates to MKIVIEGAGEVGSHLAKMLRAEANEVTVIDDDAERIEALSAYVDVETVLGNPSSIQVQRAANVGKADLFIAVYPLAAQEVNIVGALLAKQIGAAKVIARVNDEDYLNAENKLIFKELGIELMFYPEKSAADEIVAFLKHNSTAETMEFARGRLQITVFKLTEDSPILDLKLLEFIKDTSAEELKQFRVIAISRDEKTIIPRLDTKFLYGDLVFTITTREGVEALYRHFGKTNVSINSAFILGGGPIGEMLARMLDRSGLKVKLVENDKNRCIELSEKLPETVRVVNGDGRNSDFLFEEGLPDYDAFIALTGNDESNVLSCVVAKKFGVPRTIAEVENIEYIHIAEEMGVDNVINKKLITAGRIFKFTLSGKARFVRYMTGTNAEVIEYTVAPGSAITNGPIKDIDFPRNAIIGGVIRGSEAFIAVGDTVIEPYDRVAIFALPETIRDIDRFFR, encoded by the coding sequence ATGAAGATAGTCATTGAAGGAGCCGGTGAGGTCGGTTCCCACCTGGCCAAGATGCTTCGCGCAGAAGCCAACGAGGTCACGGTCATCGACGACGACGCCGAGCGCATCGAGGCGCTGTCGGCCTACGTCGACGTCGAGACGGTCCTGGGGAACCCTTCGTCCATCCAGGTCCAGCGCGCCGCCAACGTCGGCAAGGCGGACCTGTTCATCGCCGTCTACCCGCTCGCCGCGCAGGAGGTCAACATCGTGGGCGCGCTGCTCGCCAAGCAGATCGGCGCCGCCAAGGTCATCGCCCGCGTCAACGACGAGGACTATCTCAACGCCGAGAACAAGCTGATTTTCAAGGAGCTGGGCATCGAGCTGATGTTCTATCCCGAGAAGAGCGCCGCCGACGAGATCGTGGCTTTCCTCAAGCACAACTCCACCGCTGAGACGATGGAATTCGCCCGCGGACGCCTGCAGATCACCGTCTTCAAGCTCACGGAAGACTCCCCCATCCTGGACCTCAAGCTCCTGGAATTCATCAAGGACACCTCGGCCGAGGAGCTCAAGCAGTTCCGCGTGATCGCCATCTCGCGCGACGAGAAGACCATCATCCCGCGCCTCGACACCAAGTTCCTCTACGGCGACCTCGTCTTCACGATCACCACGCGCGAAGGCGTGGAGGCCCTCTACCGCCATTTCGGCAAGACCAACGTGTCCATCAACAGCGCCTTCATCCTGGGCGGCGGCCCGATCGGCGAGATGCTCGCCCGCATGCTGGACCGCAGCGGCCTGAAGGTCAAGCTGGTGGAGAACGACAAGAACCGCTGCATCGAGCTCTCCGAGAAGCTCCCCGAGACGGTGCGCGTGGTCAACGGCGACGGCCGCAACTCCGACTTCCTCTTCGAGGAGGGCCTCCCCGACTACGACGCCTTCATCGCCCTGACGGGCAACGACGAGAGCAACGTCCTCTCCTGCGTGGTCGCCAAGAAATTCGGCGTGCCCCGCACCATCGCCGAGGTCGAGAACATCGAGTACATCCACATCGCCGAGGAGATGGGCGTGGACAACGTCATCAACAAGAAACTTATCACCGCAGGGCGCATCTTCAAGTTCACCCTGTCGGGCAAGGCGCGCTTCGTGCGCTATATGACCGGCACCAACGCCGAGGTCATCGAATACACGGTGGCCCCCGGCTCCGCCATCACCAACGGCCCGATCAAGGACATCGACTTCCCGCGCAACGCCATCATCGGCGGCGTGATCCGCGGCAGCGAGGCCTTTATCGCAGTTGGCGACACGGTCATAGAGCCCTATGACCGCGTCGCCATCTTCGCGCTCCCGGAGACCATCCGGGACATCGACCGGTTCTTCCGCTAG
- a CDS encoding molecular chaperone DnaJ, with translation MAEKRDYYEVLGLQKGASADDIKGAYRKAALKWHPDRWVSGTDAEKKTAEAKFKEASEAYSVLSDPDKKAKYDQFGFAGVDGAAGQDWSQGFGNLNDILNNLFGGAFGGFGGFGGFEGFGGFGGQQGQRVQRGRDIRTRVRVTLEEIANGCEKEVTIERNRPCPTCDGRGAKNASDVKTCPTCKGTGQVQTVANTLFGRAINYATCPNCGGSGKVVTNPCPTCKGSGLVRQKETVKVRIPAGVEDGMQLTLRGEGHAAAHGGINGDLLVIVEEQPHAQLKREGQNLFYTRVISVADAMLGCEIQVPALDGPQRLKLEPGTQSGTVERLRGKGLPSVNGYGSSRGDLYVKILVWIPRKLSRSEREAIEKLRDAFRPDPNRDDKTLFEKESQYF, from the coding sequence ATGGCAGAGAAAAGAGATTACTACGAGGTGCTGGGGCTCCAGAAAGGAGCCTCGGCCGACGATATCAAGGGCGCCTACCGCAAGGCCGCCCTCAAATGGCATCCGGACCGCTGGGTCAGCGGCACGGACGCCGAGAAGAAGACTGCCGAAGCGAAGTTCAAGGAGGCCTCCGAGGCCTACTCCGTGCTGAGCGACCCGGACAAGAAGGCGAAATACGACCAGTTCGGTTTCGCCGGCGTGGACGGGGCCGCCGGCCAGGACTGGAGCCAGGGTTTCGGCAACCTCAACGACATCCTCAACAACCTCTTCGGCGGTGCGTTCGGCGGCTTCGGCGGCTTTGGCGGTTTCGAAGGTTTCGGCGGTTTCGGCGGCCAGCAGGGACAGCGTGTCCAGCGCGGCCGCGACATCCGCACCCGCGTCCGCGTGACCCTCGAGGAGATTGCGAACGGCTGCGAGAAGGAAGTCACCATCGAGCGCAACCGCCCGTGCCCGACCTGCGACGGCCGGGGCGCCAAGAACGCCTCCGACGTCAAGACCTGCCCGACCTGCAAGGGCACCGGCCAGGTCCAGACGGTCGCCAACACCCTGTTCGGCCGCGCCATCAACTACGCGACCTGTCCGAACTGCGGCGGCTCCGGCAAGGTGGTCACCAATCCCTGCCCGACCTGCAAGGGATCGGGTCTGGTGCGCCAGAAGGAGACCGTCAAGGTCCGCATCCCGGCGGGCGTGGAGGACGGCATGCAGCTCACCCTGCGTGGCGAAGGCCACGCCGCGGCGCATGGCGGCATCAACGGCGACCTGCTCGTGATCGTGGAGGAGCAGCCGCACGCCCAGCTCAAGCGCGAGGGGCAGAACCTCTTCTATACGCGCGTAATCAGCGTGGCGGATGCGATGCTGGGCTGTGAGATCCAGGTTCCCGCCCTGGACGGCCCGCAGCGCCTCAAGCTCGAGCCCGGGACGCAGTCCGGCACGGTCGAGCGCCTGCGCGGCAAGGGCCTGCCTTCCGTCAACGGCTACGGCTCCAGCCGCGGCGACCTCTACGTCAAGATCCTGGTCTGGATCCCGCGCAAGCTGAGCCGCAGCGAGCGCGAGGCGATCGAGAAGCTGCGCGACGCATTCCGTCCCGATCCGAACCGGGACGACAAGACGCTCTTCGAAAAGGAAAGCCAGTACTTCTAG
- a CDS encoding molecular chaperone GrpE: MSDKKDKKMDPQVEEPVETAPKAEEPKKKQKKEDKKDDALRAQVAELSDKLAAEKDSYIRLMAEFETFRRRSAEDRLNLIASAASKTIEGLLPVLDDCERAMEMLAKSSDEAAKEGTSLIYNKLMDYLKTQGLARIEAKGEVFNTDFHEAVTQFPAPSEDLKGKVIDVIQTGYTLGGKVLRYAKVVVGA; this comes from the coding sequence ATGTCAGATAAGAAAGATAAGAAGATGGATCCGCAGGTGGAAGAGCCGGTAGAGACGGCTCCCAAGGCGGAAGAACCCAAGAAGAAGCAGAAAAAGGAAGACAAGAAAGACGACGCCCTGCGTGCGCAGGTCGCCGAGCTTTCTGACAAATTGGCGGCCGAGAAGGACAGCTATATCCGTCTGATGGCGGAGTTCGAGACCTTCCGGCGCCGCAGCGCCGAGGACCGGCTCAACCTGATCGCCTCGGCGGCGTCCAAGACCATCGAGGGCCTCCTCCCGGTGCTGGACGACTGCGAGCGCGCGATGGAGATGCTCGCCAAGTCTTCCGACGAAGCTGCCAAGGAAGGCACTTCGCTCATATACAACAAGTTGATGGATTACCTCAAGACCCAGGGCCTGGCCCGCATCGAGGCCAAGGGCGAAGTCTTCAACACCGACTTCCACGAGGCCGTGACCCAGTTCCCCGCGCCCAGCGAGGACCTCAAGGGCAAGGTCATCGACGTGATCCAGACGGGCTACACGCTGGGCGGCAAGGTCCTGCGTTATGCCAAAGTAGTGGTGGGAGCATAA